A single Xenopus laevis strain J_2021 chromosome 3S, Xenopus_laevis_v10.1, whole genome shotgun sequence DNA region contains:
- the fgf11.S gene encoding fibroblast growth factor 11, whose product MAALASTLIRQKREVRESVGPRPVPPQRKVYPRGTKSLCQKQLLILVSKVRLCGAQLGAQEKDSEPQLKGIITRLFSRVGFYLQLLPDGTIQGSKEEGNPYTLFNVIPVGLRVVAIQSSACGQYVAMNCEGHLYSSPHFTAECQFKESVFENYFVTYSSTLYRQLSSGRCWYLGICKDGRAMEGNRVKRHRPAAHFLPKLSEVALYKEPSLHDVVKASPKKRLTPKPSARLRGAR is encoded by the exons ATGGCAGCTTTGGCGAGTACTCTCATTCGACAGAAACGTGAGGTTCGGGAATCGGTGGGACCTCGTCCTGTTCCCCCACAAAGGAAAGTCTATCCCCGAGGAACCAAGTCCCTGTGCCAGAAACAACTTCTCATCCTGGTCTCCAAAGTGCGGCTCTGTGGGGCCCAACTGGGGGCACAAGAAAAGGACTCAG AGCCTCAACTGAAAGGCATTATCACTCGCTTGTTCAGTAGAGTTGGATTTTACCTTCAACTTCTCCCAGATGGAACCATCCAGGGGTCAAAAGAAGAGGGAAACCCATACA CTCTGTTCAATGTCATCCCAGTGGGTCTACGTGTGGTGGCCATTCAGAGCTCAGCTTGTGGTCAGTATGTGGCGATGAATTGCGAAGGTCACCTGTACAGCTCA CCTCACTTTACAGCTGAGTGTCAGTTTAAAGAGAGCGTCTTTGAGAATTACTTTGTCACCTACTCCTCCACCCTCTACCGTCAGCTCAGCTCTGGCCGCTGCTGGTACCTGGGCATTTGTAAAGATGGTCGAGCCATGGAGGGCAATAGGGTGAAGAGGCACCGGCCTGCGGCTCACTTCTTGCCCAAGCTCAGCGAAG TTGCACTTTATAAAGAACCCTCTTTACATGATGTGGTTAAAGCATCTCCAAAAAAAAGACTGACCCCAAAACCCAGCGCCAGGCTCAGGGGGGCACGGTGA